The Pogona vitticeps strain Pit_001003342236 chromosome 3, PviZW2.1, whole genome shotgun sequence genome includes a window with the following:
- the POGK gene encoding pogo transposable element with KRAB domain, whose translation MIRQKRLAYKIPFKLEVVKYAKEHGNRAAERHFGPPPSEKMIREWRKQEDQLQKADKSKHTFRGHAAKWPELEVDMKEWIIHQRNNGFSVSTKMIIFEAKRISIEKGIQDFTGSPSWCYRFMRRCGLTMRTKTRIAQKMPEEYESKILSFHKFVIDARKKNGFEIGQIGNMDEVPLTFDVPSNRTVDLKGAKTISVKTSGHEKTHYTTVLSCCADGTKLPPMLIFKRKTFPKEVIPRGVVVHVHEKGWMDENGMRIWIEKVWSKRPGGLLKKPALLVLDHFRAHISEPIKKCFKEVKTHLAVIPGGLTSQLQPLDVSINKPFKVLMREEWNKWMTAGNHDLTPTG comes from the coding sequence atgataaggcagaaaaggctagcatataaaattccttttaaactagaggtagtaaaatatgctaaagaacatggaaacagagcagcagagagacattttgggcctccgccatctgaaaaaatgattagagagtggaggaaacaagaagatcagctgcaaaaagctgataaaagtaagcacactttccgTGGACATGCTGCAAAGTGGCCAGAGTTGGAGGTGGACATGAAAGAATGGATCATACATCAGCGGAATAATGGCTTCTCTGTCTCGACAAAAATGATCATATTTGAAGCAAAACGCATTTCTATAGAGAAAGGCATTCAGGATTTTACAGGATCACCATCATGGTGCTACAGATTTATGAGGCGATGTGGTCTTACTATGCGGACCAAAACTAGAATTGCACAAAAAATGCCAGAAGAATATGAATCTAAAATTCTATCCTTTCATAAATTCGTTATTGATGCTAGGAAGAAAAATGGCTTTGAAATTGGCCAGATTGGGAATATGGATGAAGTCCCGCTAACCTTTGATGTGCCATCTAATAGGACTGTAGATCTGAAGGGTGCCAAAACCATCAGTGTGAAAACTTCAGGGCATGAGAAGACCCATTACACAACTGTGTTATCCTGCTGTGCCGATGGCACCAAATTGCCACCCATgttgattttcaaaaggaaaacatttccaaaagaagTGATTCCGCGAGGAGTTGTTGTACATGTACAtgagaaaggatggatggatgaaaatggAATGAGAATATGGATTGAAAAGGTCTGGTCCAAACGTCCTGGAGGACTTCTGAAAAAACCTGCCTTATTAGTACTTGACCATTTTAGAGCACATATTAGCGAAccaataaaaaaatgtttcaaagaagTGAAGACTCATCTAGCTGTAATTCCCGGAGGTCTTACCAGCCAGTTGCAACCTCTTGATGTTTCCATCAACAAGCCATTTAAGGTCTTAATGAGAGAAGAGTGGAACAAATGGATGACTGCTGGTAATCATGATCTGACACCTACTGGATGA